A genomic window from Thermodesulfitimonas autotrophica includes:
- a CDS encoding metallophosphoesterase family protein gives MNAKAFVPKLLQLILLVGSALAGAIIFIWAFGPAQYQIDGFRVAAAVRPAKTGQTVVELPPLGTLTARTHAFPVECRLTLLKVEERTVTAALQNPDLSLLWEKLRHDAGDALKSFVLRQFACGALGALFFTWPLLRLPLRRLWLPPLTGLLTAAALLGPVYLTYQPEAFKHPAYSGIIEAAPRILALSENLVSGFQELNARAPELIANLQELFQRADTLNNFSLQDGDTRLLLVSDIHNNPVALVLARELATRFAVSAILDAGDLTDLGLPLELNLVEGIGKLPVPYVLAPGNHDSPAVMEALAARPHVYVLCGRVVNIAGLKILGAPDPSAYRPTPKVNSAAQEEAELKALAAQLAATLKRSPTRVDVLVVHNPAVARRFRGQVPLIVCGHTHEPAVEGDTASLLLNPGTTGAAGIRGLQSATEVPYTAMIVHLNRQKQPVAVDIITYGPRAGSFRVEHRLIPAPTPPCALPRQPQVSLWHR, from the coding sequence GTGAACGCCAAAGCCTTTGTTCCTAAGCTTTTACAGCTGATCTTGCTGGTCGGAAGTGCGCTGGCCGGTGCCATTATTTTTATCTGGGCCTTCGGGCCAGCCCAGTACCAAATCGACGGCTTCCGGGTAGCGGCTGCCGTGCGTCCCGCGAAAACCGGGCAGACGGTCGTGGAGTTGCCGCCGCTCGGGACGCTCACTGCGCGGACCCACGCCTTCCCGGTTGAGTGCCGTCTCACTCTCCTTAAGGTGGAAGAAAGGACGGTGACCGCCGCCCTCCAGAACCCCGACCTCTCCCTGCTCTGGGAAAAGCTCCGGCATGATGCCGGAGACGCGCTTAAGTCCTTCGTGCTCCGCCAGTTCGCTTGCGGAGCTCTGGGAGCCCTCTTTTTCACCTGGCCGCTTCTGCGCCTTCCCCTGCGCCGGCTCTGGCTCCCGCCTTTAACCGGGCTTCTGACAGCCGCCGCGTTATTGGGCCCGGTTTATCTCACTTACCAGCCAGAGGCCTTCAAGCACCCTGCCTACAGCGGCATCATCGAGGCCGCTCCCAGGATTCTCGCGCTCAGTGAAAACCTGGTAAGCGGTTTCCAAGAACTCAACGCCCGGGCCCCAGAACTGATCGCGAACCTCCAGGAACTCTTTCAGCGCGCCGACACGCTGAATAACTTTTCCCTGCAAGACGGCGACACCCGGCTGCTTCTTGTCTCCGACATCCACAACAATCCGGTGGCGCTGGTGCTCGCCCGGGAACTGGCCACCCGCTTCGCTGTGAGCGCCATCCTTGATGCCGGCGATTTAACCGATCTCGGCCTGCCGCTGGAGCTCAACCTCGTCGAAGGGATTGGCAAGCTGCCGGTCCCTTACGTTCTGGCGCCCGGAAACCACGACTCCCCCGCGGTAATGGAGGCTCTGGCCGCCCGGCCGCACGTGTACGTCTTGTGCGGGCGGGTAGTAAACATCGCCGGCCTTAAGATTCTCGGCGCCCCCGACCCGTCAGCCTACCGCCCCACGCCCAAGGTCAACAGCGCCGCGCAGGAGGAGGCGGAACTTAAAGCCCTGGCCGCGCAGCTAGCCGCAACGCTTAAGCGGTCTCCCACCCGGGTGGATGTGCTCGTGGTCCATAACCCAGCGGTGGCCCGCCGCTTCCGCGGCCAAGTGCCGCTCATTGTCTGCGGCCATACCCACGAGCCAGCGGTAGAAGGAGATACCGCTTCGCTACTCCTTAACCCCGGAACTACCGGCGCCGCCGGCATCAGGGGGTTGCAGAGCGCCACCGAGGTTCCTTATACCGCAATGATCGTGCACCTTAACCGCCAAAAACAGCCGGTGGCCGTAGACATCATCACCTACGGCCCGCGCGCGGGAAGCTTCCGCGTCGAGCACCGGCTTATCCCCGCCCCCACGCCACCCTGTGCCTTGCCGCGCCAACCGCAAGTATCGCTTTGGCACCGGTAA
- a CDS encoding ClpP family protease: MEVQPVREQPDRERDVALALLKELGSAVIPQVRSNIHCLTIVGQIEGHMVLPPQNKTTRYEHILPQLVALEQHPDIEGVLLILNTVGGDVEAGLAIAEMVASLSKPTVSLVLGGGHSIGVPVAVAARYSFITETASMTIHPIRLAGLVIGVPQTWEYLEKMQDRVIRFVVKHSQIDEWRLREMMFRSGELARDIGTVLIGREAVECGLIDEVGGIGRAMAKLRELIDAARQQRPVPIQ; encoded by the coding sequence GTGGAAGTTCAGCCGGTCCGGGAGCAGCCCGATCGCGAGCGCGATGTGGCCCTGGCATTGCTCAAGGAATTAGGTAGCGCGGTTATCCCGCAGGTTCGGAGCAACATCCACTGCCTGACGATTGTGGGGCAGATCGAGGGGCACATGGTGCTGCCGCCGCAGAACAAAACCACCAGGTACGAGCATATCCTGCCGCAGCTCGTGGCTCTTGAGCAGCACCCGGACATCGAAGGGGTGCTCCTCATTCTGAATACCGTCGGGGGTGACGTGGAGGCCGGCTTGGCGATCGCCGAAATGGTAGCCTCGCTGTCGAAACCGACCGTTTCCCTGGTTTTAGGAGGGGGACATTCAATAGGTGTTCCTGTGGCCGTGGCGGCGCGCTACTCTTTCATTACGGAGACGGCCAGCATGACGATCCACCCGATCCGGCTGGCGGGACTGGTGATCGGCGTGCCGCAGACCTGGGAGTACCTTGAGAAGATGCAGGACCGGGTGATCCGCTTTGTGGTGAAGCACTCGCAGATTGACGAGTGGCGCCTCCGGGAAATGATGTTCCGCAGCGGGGAGCTGGCGCGGGATATCGGGACGGTCCTCATCGGCCGGGAGGCGGTCGAGTGCGGCCTGATTGACGAGGTGGGCGGTATTGGCCGGGCGATGGCGAAACTCCGGGAGCTGATCGACGCGGCGCGGCAGCAGAGGCCGGTGCCTATCCAGTGA
- a CDS encoding YlzJ-like family protein encodes MVLYTPIPLELVLAGTEPVRRYREAVIRGVPVLVEETAPGRGRVVRLLSTDPFDYLAPGLAPGTEVNFS; translated from the coding sequence ATGGTCCTGTATACGCCCATCCCGCTGGAGCTTGTTCTCGCGGGGACGGAACCAGTAAGACGGTACCGGGAGGCTGTCATCCGCGGCGTCCCGGTGCTGGTAGAGGAAACGGCGCCCGGTCGTGGCCGCGTGGTGCGGCTGTTAAGCACCGATCCTTTCGATTACCTTGCGCCAGGGCTGGCGCCGGGCACCGAAGTAAATTTTTCTTAA
- a CDS encoding FeoA family protein, giving the protein MAALRRLVTLDTLSPGKRGRIAAVKEGVLYRRLLALGLVPGTVVAVVRRAPFGDPVAYLVRGYCLALRRQEAATILVEEIG; this is encoded by the coding sequence ATGGCAGCTTTGCGGCGTCTGGTAACGCTTGATACTCTCTCGCCCGGTAAGCGGGGAAGGATCGCGGCGGTTAAAGAGGGGGTACTTTACCGGCGCCTACTGGCGCTGGGGCTTGTCCCCGGGACGGTAGTGGCGGTGGTCCGCCGGGCACCGTTCGGGGATCCGGTGGCTTATCTGGTGCGGGGGTACTGCCTGGCGCTGCGGCGGCAGGAGGCGGCGACGATTTTGGTCGAGGAGATTGGTTAA
- the feoB gene encoding ferrous iron transport protein B: MKAGVARIRLSAILAARERVAEKFLTVALAGNPNVGKSTLFNLLTRQNRHTGNWPGKTVAVSEGRLRVGRTSLQVVDLPGTYSLAGGSPEEEIARAFLLQRLADVVIVVVDATNLERNLYFVLEVLELTGRVVIALNMMDAAVARGLKINAAKLADLLGVPVVPLSAARKAGVRDLLATALAVACGKARVSPRVDYGELEAAVETLAGALREWAVANPAARGVALDRYQARWLAARLLAGDGQAEALLALPGGGRVAALAAALRERLVEEPALLIARAFYRQAQELSTAVLTPVKSKRTEILTSSRIDAVVTHRFWAFPVMAAFFAAVVALTMFGAAPLTALLQKFFAAVAHRFEVVLATGGVPFWLKRALVDGLLGGVGAVVAVMLPTMTIFFILFAILEDSGFIPRFAFNLDRPLRAVGLQGKHSVTCMMGLGCNIPGIMSCRIMSGKHRLIGILTNSLVPCNGRLGVMLPLALLFFGKNGSWVVLGLLILSGAAVALSGVILNRVLRGPAPGFILELPSYRLPRLSTITRRVLREQVAHVLVRAVLVTTPVVLSVWFFSNYPGGAPDGTITARLARFFEPAGRFIGLDGATLVALAYALPAKETVIGTLAVARDLGTSLAQHGPVEKYLAAAWSPLTAFKFLLFYMLYSPCAYTACTIYQETGSLRYTLLGILLPLGLAFLLTFIVHRLMLFFA; encoded by the coding sequence ATGAAGGCAGGGGTCGCGCGCATCCGGTTGAGTGCCATTCTGGCCGCCCGGGAGAGGGTGGCTGAAAAGTTCCTCACTGTGGCGCTGGCCGGCAACCCCAACGTCGGGAAGAGCACCCTGTTTAATCTCTTGACACGCCAGAACCGGCATACCGGTAACTGGCCGGGAAAGACGGTGGCGGTTTCCGAAGGGAGACTGCGGGTCGGCAGGACCTCCTTGCAGGTGGTTGACCTGCCGGGCACCTACAGTCTGGCAGGGGGGTCACCGGAGGAGGAAATCGCCAGGGCGTTCCTGTTGCAGCGGCTGGCGGACGTGGTGATCGTCGTTGTGGACGCTACGAATCTCGAGCGGAACCTATATTTTGTACTTGAGGTGTTGGAGCTTACCGGCCGGGTGGTAATAGCCCTCAACATGATGGACGCGGCGGTCGCCCGGGGTTTGAAGATCAACGCCGCGAAACTTGCCGACCTGTTGGGAGTCCCGGTTGTCCCTCTATCGGCCGCCCGTAAGGCAGGGGTTCGTGACCTTCTGGCGACGGCGTTAGCCGTAGCCTGCGGCAAGGCGAGGGTCAGCCCGCGGGTGGATTACGGCGAGTTAGAGGCGGCGGTGGAGACGCTTGCGGGTGCGCTCCGGGAGTGGGCCGTAGCGAATCCCGCGGCCAGGGGCGTCGCGCTCGATCGGTACCAAGCCCGCTGGCTGGCGGCCCGGCTGCTTGCGGGGGACGGGCAGGCCGAAGCCCTTTTGGCGCTACCGGGTGGCGGGAGGGTAGCGGCGCTGGCTGCTGCCTTGAGAGAGAGACTGGTAGAAGAGCCCGCCCTGCTTATTGCCCGCGCTTTTTACCGGCAGGCCCAGGAACTGAGTACCGCGGTGCTGACGCCGGTAAAAAGTAAGCGAACCGAGATCCTGACTTCGTCCCGGATCGATGCGGTTGTCACCCACCGTTTCTGGGCTTTCCCGGTAATGGCCGCTTTTTTTGCGGCGGTGGTTGCGCTCACCATGTTTGGTGCGGCACCGCTTACGGCATTGCTCCAGAAGTTCTTTGCTGCGGTAGCGCACCGGTTCGAAGTGGTGCTGGCAACGGGGGGTGTACCCTTCTGGCTCAAGAGAGCACTGGTTGATGGCCTGTTGGGCGGAGTCGGTGCGGTCGTTGCGGTGATGCTGCCGACAATGACCATCTTTTTCATCCTCTTTGCTATTCTCGAAGACAGCGGTTTTATCCCGCGCTTCGCCTTTAATCTCGACCGGCCGCTGCGGGCCGTAGGGCTGCAGGGGAAACACAGCGTCACCTGCATGATGGGCCTAGGCTGTAACATACCCGGGATCATGTCCTGCCGGATAATGAGCGGGAAGCACCGCTTGATCGGCATCCTCACAAACAGCTTGGTACCTTGTAATGGTCGCCTAGGGGTGATGCTGCCGCTGGCGCTCCTTTTCTTCGGTAAAAACGGTAGCTGGGTGGTGCTCGGCCTGCTCATCCTGAGCGGGGCTGCCGTGGCGCTTTCCGGCGTGATCCTGAACCGCGTCCTTCGCGGTCCGGCTCCGGGCTTTATACTCGAACTGCCGTCTTACCGCCTACCCCGGCTGTCTACCATCACCCGCCGGGTGCTGCGCGAACAGGTGGCCCACGTACTGGTACGGGCCGTCCTGGTGACCACGCCGGTGGTTCTCAGCGTCTGGTTTTTTTCGAACTATCCGGGCGGTGCGCCGGATGGCACCATCACCGCCAGGCTGGCCCGGTTTTTTGAGCCCGCAGGGCGCTTTATAGGCCTTGACGGCGCCACGTTGGTTGCTCTGGCCTATGCCCTGCCGGCCAAGGAAACGGTTATCGGGACGCTGGCGGTAGCGAGGGATCTCGGCACTAGTCTGGCGCAGCACGGTCCGGTGGAAAAATATCTGGCGGCCGCATGGTCTCCCCTGACGGCGTTCAAGTTCCTTCTCTTCTACATGCTCTATTCGCCTTGCGCCTACACTGCCTGCACGATCTACCAGGAGACCGGAAGCTTGCGCTATACGTTGTTAGGTATTCTGTTGCCGCTCGGCCTGGCTTTCCTGCTTACTTTTATCGTCCACCGGCTGATGCTCTTCTTCGCCTGA
- the ychF gene encoding redox-regulated ATPase YchF, translated as MEIGLIGLPQVGKTTLFNLLTGASYPTGILGETKVHTGSAPVPDARVDFLAALYRPQKVTYARVNFKDIPGVDLRGGEKGAAVRFFEEVRGADALCCVVRAFTAAGVPTYFDALLPLREFQELYAEILLADIMLVERRLERIRSGKKVSKQAAAEVALLERCLAALNEERPLTEVTRTPEEEALFAGYGFLSLKPLLLAVNVDEDGLKGGYPQQEALLRYATERGIPVVEVAARIEAEIAELPPEDRVEFLDNLGLQEPGIARLARAAYRALGLISFFTVGEDEVKAWTVREGTVAKRAAGKVHSDIERGFIRAEVFAFDDLRQLGSPAKLREAGLLRLEGKDYVVRDGDVIHFRFKV; from the coding sequence GTGGAAATCGGTCTGATCGGACTGCCACAGGTGGGAAAGACCACCCTTTTTAATTTGCTGACCGGTGCGAGTTACCCGACGGGTATTTTAGGGGAAACCAAGGTCCATACCGGTTCGGCGCCGGTGCCCGACGCGCGGGTGGACTTTTTAGCGGCGCTTTACCGGCCCCAGAAGGTAACTTACGCTCGGGTCAATTTTAAAGATATTCCGGGAGTTGACTTGCGCGGGGGCGAAAAAGGGGCCGCCGTCCGTTTCTTTGAGGAGGTGCGGGGCGCAGACGCGCTCTGTTGCGTGGTGCGTGCCTTTACCGCGGCGGGTGTGCCGACCTATTTCGACGCTTTGCTGCCCCTGCGGGAGTTTCAGGAGCTGTACGCCGAGATCCTACTGGCCGATATCATGCTGGTGGAACGGAGGCTGGAGCGAATCCGGAGCGGAAAGAAGGTTTCGAAGCAGGCGGCCGCGGAAGTCGCCCTGCTCGAGCGCTGTTTGGCGGCGCTGAACGAGGAGAGGCCGTTAACGGAAGTCACCCGGACGCCGGAGGAAGAGGCACTTTTCGCGGGCTACGGCTTCCTTTCGCTAAAACCCCTTCTGCTGGCCGTTAACGTTGATGAGGACGGCCTTAAAGGGGGATACCCGCAGCAGGAAGCGCTGCTGCGTTATGCGACGGAGCGGGGCATCCCGGTTGTGGAAGTTGCCGCCCGGATAGAGGCGGAAATAGCGGAATTACCTCCTGAGGACCGGGTAGAGTTTCTGGACAACTTGGGGTTACAAGAGCCCGGGATTGCGCGTCTGGCCCGGGCGGCTTACCGGGCTTTGGGGCTCATCTCGTTCTTTACCGTTGGGGAGGACGAAGTCAAAGCCTGGACGGTAAGAGAGGGAACCGTGGCGAAGAGAGCGGCGGGCAAGGTTCATTCGGACATCGAGCGGGGATTTATCCGGGCGGAAGTTTTTGCTTTCGATGATTTACGGCAGCTCGGTTCGCCTGCTAAGCTACGGGAGGCTGGGCTCTTGCGCCTTGAGGGTAAGGATTACGTAGTGCGCGACGGGGACGTTATTCACTTCCGGTTTAAGGTTTAA
- the rpoB gene encoding DNA-directed RNA polymerase subunit beta has protein sequence MGVPVAVPTAGDRVTYAKFKEILEIPNLIEVQKRSYRWFLEEGLQEALADISPIKDFTGNLVLEFLASSIGEPKYSVSECKDRDVTYAAPLRVKVRLINTETGEIKEQDVFMGDFPLMTDKGTFIINGAERVVVSQLVRSPGVYFGEQLDPSGKKLFTATIIPNRGAWLEFETDVNDLLWVRVDRTRKVPVTALVRALGYVTDAEILALFDNDKVIQETLSRDTARTDEEALIEIYKRLRPGEPPTVESARGLLESLFFDPKRYDLGNVGRYKLHKKLGHGVLYRYRGEGPEEFDPYLKKMVPRDREFIRELTKEDIVATIRYLLKVMRGEGQTDDIDHLGNRRLRSVGELLQNQFRIGLARMERVVRERMTIQDIEAVAPQHLINIRPVVAAIKEFLGSSQLSQFMDQTNPLAELTHKRRLSALGPGGLSRERAGFEVRDVHHSHYGRICPIETPEGPNIGLIGSLTTYARVNEFGFIETPYRKVDREHKRVTDEIVYMTADEEEEHVIAQANVRLDENGYFLEKRVNARYKGEILVVPVEEVEYVDVSPKQVFSVATSLIPFLEHDDANRALMGANMQRQAVPLLVAEAPLIGTGIEGRVARDSGAVVLAEKDGVVKKVTATEISIACDDGTVARYPLLKFNRSNQGTCINQRPIVNVGDRVKAGEVIADGPCTSNGELSLGRNLLVAFMPWEGYNYEDAILISEKLVKEDYFTSIHIEEYECEARDTKLGPEEITRDIPNVGEDVLKDLDDRGIVRIGAEVRTGDILVGKVTPKGETELTAEERLLRAIFGEKAREVRDTSLRVPHGESGKVVDIKVFSREKGDELPPGVNHLVRVYVAQKRKISVGDKMAGRHGNKGVIARILPEEDMPFLADGTPVEIVLNPLGVPSRMNLGQIFETHLGWAAKVLGIKISTPIFNGATEADIIESLKKAGLPENGKTILRDGRTGEPFDNPVTVGYIYMLKLAHLVDDKIHARSTGPYSLVTQQPLGGKAQFGGQRFGEMEVWALEAYGASYTLQEMLTVKSDDVVGRVKTYEAIVKGENVPEPGVPESFKVLIKELQSLALDVRVLSEDNKEIEIKETEDDIGETARELEFDIRYEPPVGFAGAIDEAIDESEEEIRDEGDDPEDFPPGDEETT, from the coding sequence ATGGGAGTGCCGGTTGCAGTCCCGACTGCCGGTGACCGGGTTACGTACGCCAAGTTCAAGGAGATCTTGGAGATCCCCAATCTCATCGAGGTTCAGAAGAGGTCTTACCGCTGGTTTCTGGAGGAAGGCCTGCAGGAAGCGCTCGCCGATATTTCGCCGATTAAGGATTTCACGGGCAATCTGGTTTTAGAGTTTTTGGCGTCGAGTATTGGTGAACCCAAGTATTCCGTTTCCGAATGCAAAGACCGGGATGTAACCTACGCGGCGCCTCTCCGGGTGAAGGTACGCCTGATAAATACCGAGACGGGCGAGATAAAAGAACAGGACGTCTTTATGGGCGATTTCCCGTTGATGACTGATAAAGGAACCTTTATCATCAACGGCGCGGAAAGGGTGGTAGTAAGCCAGCTCGTCCGCTCTCCGGGTGTCTATTTCGGGGAGCAGCTTGATCCAAGCGGTAAGAAGCTTTTTACGGCCACCATCATCCCGAACCGGGGTGCCTGGCTCGAGTTCGAGACGGACGTGAACGACCTGCTCTGGGTCCGGGTGGACCGGACCCGGAAGGTCCCGGTGACCGCTCTCGTCCGGGCGCTGGGCTACGTTACCGATGCGGAGATTCTGGCGCTTTTCGACAATGATAAGGTCATTCAGGAGACGCTGAGCAGGGATACCGCCAGAACCGATGAGGAGGCGCTTATCGAGATTTACAAGCGCCTCCGCCCGGGCGAGCCGCCAACGGTGGAAAGCGCGCGTGGGCTCTTAGAGAGCCTTTTCTTCGATCCGAAGCGCTATGATCTTGGAAATGTGGGGCGCTACAAGCTCCATAAGAAGCTCGGCCATGGCGTGCTCTACCGTTACCGCGGCGAGGGGCCGGAAGAGTTCGACCCGTACCTCAAGAAGATGGTGCCGCGGGACCGCGAGTTTATCCGGGAGCTGACCAAGGAAGATATCGTCGCCACGATCCGTTACCTTTTGAAGGTGATGCGGGGCGAGGGGCAGACGGACGATATCGATCACTTAGGCAACCGGCGGCTGCGCTCGGTTGGCGAGCTTTTGCAGAACCAGTTTCGCATCGGCCTGGCGCGGATGGAGCGGGTCGTCCGGGAGCGCATGACTATCCAGGATATCGAGGCGGTCGCCCCCCAGCACCTCATCAACATCCGGCCGGTGGTTGCGGCGATCAAGGAGTTTTTGGGTTCAAGCCAGCTTTCCCAGTTTATGGACCAGACCAATCCACTCGCCGAGCTCACCCATAAGCGGCGGTTGTCGGCGTTAGGTCCGGGGGGGCTCAGCCGGGAGCGGGCCGGATTTGAAGTGCGGGATGTGCACCATTCCCACTACGGGCGGATCTGTCCGATTGAGACACCTGAAGGTCCGAACATTGGTCTTATCGGCTCGCTCACTACTTACGCACGCGTAAACGAGTTCGGTTTCATTGAGACGCCGTACCGCAAGGTGGATAGAGAGCATAAGCGGGTTACGGACGAGATCGTTTATATGACTGCCGATGAAGAAGAGGAACACGTAATTGCCCAGGCGAACGTACGCCTGGATGAGAACGGCTATTTCCTCGAAAAGCGCGTCAATGCGCGTTATAAGGGCGAAATCCTGGTAGTTCCGGTTGAAGAGGTCGAATATGTAGACGTTTCGCCTAAACAGGTCTTCAGTGTTGCCACCTCACTGATTCCTTTTCTCGAGCACGACGACGCCAACCGGGCGCTTATGGGCGCCAACATGCAGCGTCAGGCGGTGCCTTTACTCGTTGCCGAAGCGCCGCTTATCGGCACGGGCATCGAGGGCCGGGTGGCCCGTGATTCGGGAGCGGTGGTTCTGGCTGAAAAAGATGGTGTCGTCAAAAAGGTGACGGCAACGGAGATCAGCATCGCTTGTGACGACGGAACTGTGGCGCGCTACCCGCTGCTGAAGTTCAACCGGTCCAACCAAGGAACCTGCATCAACCAGCGGCCGATTGTGAACGTAGGGGACAGGGTGAAAGCGGGCGAGGTGATCGCCGATGGCCCCTGCACGAGTAACGGCGAGCTTAGCTTGGGGAGGAATCTTTTAGTAGCCTTCATGCCCTGGGAGGGTTATAACTACGAAGACGCCATCCTGATAAGCGAAAAACTGGTCAAGGAGGACTACTTCACCTCGATCCACATCGAGGAGTACGAGTGCGAGGCGCGGGATACGAAGCTCGGACCGGAGGAAATCACGCGGGATATCCCGAACGTTGGCGAAGACGTGCTGAAGGACCTTGATGACCGGGGAATCGTCCGGATTGGAGCGGAGGTGCGGACGGGAGATATTCTGGTCGGCAAGGTGACGCCGAAAGGCGAGACGGAACTGACGGCGGAAGAACGTCTCCTGCGGGCGATTTTCGGCGAGAAGGCGCGGGAGGTCCGGGATACCTCGCTCCGGGTGCCCCACGGTGAATCGGGGAAGGTTGTAGACATTAAGGTTTTCAGTCGCGAAAAAGGTGATGAGCTGCCGCCCGGGGTCAACCATCTGGTGCGGGTTTACGTGGCCCAGAAACGGAAGATTTCCGTGGGCGACAAGATGGCCGGGCGCCACGGGAATAAGGGTGTGATCGCGCGGATTCTGCCCGAAGAAGATATGCCTTTCCTCGCGGACGGAACGCCGGTCGAGATAGTGCTGAATCCGCTCGGGGTTCCTTCCCGTATGAACCTCGGGCAGATCTTCGAGACCCATTTGGGATGGGCGGCAAAGGTCCTGGGAATTAAAATCAGCACCCCGATCTTTAACGGTGCCACCGAGGCTGACATTATCGAGTCTCTGAAGAAGGCTGGCCTACCGGAGAATGGCAAAACGATCCTTCGTGACGGCAGGACCGGAGAGCCTTTCGACAACCCGGTAACGGTTGGCTATATTTACATGCTGAAGTTAGCACACCTGGTAGACGATAAGATTCACGCCCGCTCCACGGGACCTTACTCTCTGGTTACCCAGCAGCCACTCGGGGGTAAGGCGCAGTTCGGGGGGCAGCGCTTCGGCGAGATGGAAGTCTGGGCGCTGGAGGCTTACGGCGCTTCCTACACGCTTCAGGAGATGCTGACGGTAAAATCGGACGACGTTGTAGGCCGGGTTAAGACCTACGAAGCGATCGTTAAGGGTGAAAATGTTCCGGAACCTGGGGTGCCGGAATCTTTCAAAGTGCTGATTAAGGAGCTTCAGAGCCTGGCACTTGATGTGCGGGTGCTTTCGGAGGATAACAAGGAGATCGAAATCAAGGAGACGGAGGACGATATCGGCGAAACGGCGCGGGAGCTTGAATTTGACATCCGGTACGAACCGCCGGTAGGTTTTGCCGGAGCGATTGACGAGGCGATTGACGAGAGCGAAGAGGAAATACGGGATGAGGGGGACGACCCTGAAGATTTTCCGCCGGGTGATGAGGAAACTACGTGA